In Geminocystis sp. NIES-3709, a single genomic region encodes these proteins:
- a CDS encoding arylsulfatase, which produces MTAKKPNIVVIWGDDIGTANLSIFTKGMMGYRTPNIDRIAEEGMLFTDYYGEQSCTAGRSAFATGQSVFRTGLSKVGLPGADIGLQAEDPTIAELLKPLGYSTGQFGKNHFGDKDKFLPTQHGFDEFFGFLYHLNACEEPELRDYPPEKDFPNFREHFAPRGVIHSYSDGRVEDTGPLTKKRMETIDDEVFEVTSEWLDRKVAEDNPFFLWFNTSHMHFRTHPKPESLGQSGRWQSEYHDVMIDHDNVVGAVLQKLDDLGIADNTIVIYGTDNGPHMNSWPDGGMTPFRNEKDSNWEGAFRVPCFIRWPGVIKPGSVSNDIVSNLDWLPTILAAAGEPDIKEKLLKGYQVGDKTFKVHLDGYNLVPYFKGEVEHSPRVDFFYFSDDGDLMAMRYDNWKIVFMEQRVQGTLRIWQEPLVTLRFPKLFNLRTDPYERADITSNTYWDWVIDHIYLFLPAQKIVGDFLKTFIEYPPRQKAASFTIDQVLEKLQSGAGSR; this is translated from the coding sequence ATGACAGCAAAAAAACCGAATATCGTAGTAATCTGGGGTGATGACATTGGTACAGCTAATCTGAGTATTTTCACTAAAGGCATGATGGGTTATCGTACCCCGAATATCGATCGCATCGCCGAAGAAGGAATGTTATTTACAGACTATTACGGTGAACAAAGTTGTACAGCAGGAAGATCCGCTTTTGCCACAGGACAATCTGTTTTTCGTACGGGTTTATCGAAAGTAGGATTACCCGGTGCTGATATTGGATTACAAGCAGAAGATCCCACCATTGCAGAGCTATTAAAACCCTTGGGTTACTCTACGGGACAATTCGGGAAAAATCACTTTGGAGATAAAGATAAATTCTTGCCTACCCAACACGGCTTTGATGAATTTTTTGGCTTCTTGTATCACTTAAACGCCTGTGAAGAACCGGAATTAAGAGATTATCCTCCCGAAAAAGATTTTCCTAATTTCCGTGAACATTTTGCTCCTCGTGGTGTAATCCATTCCTATAGTGATGGACGGGTTGAAGATACTGGTCCTTTGACCAAAAAACGTATGGAAACCATCGATGATGAGGTTTTTGAAGTAACTTCAGAATGGCTCGATCGCAAAGTTGCCGAAGACAATCCCTTTTTCCTCTGGTTTAACACATCCCATATGCACTTCCGTACTCATCCAAAACCTGAGAGTTTAGGACAGTCTGGACGTTGGCAGTCAGAATACCATGATGTGATGATTGATCATGATAACGTTGTGGGTGCTGTACTGCAAAAATTAGATGATCTCGGCATTGCTGATAATACCATTGTTATTTATGGTACTGATAATGGTCCTCACATGAACTCCTGGCCCGATGGTGGCATGACACCTTTCCGTAATGAAAAAGATTCCAATTGGGAGGGAGCATTTCGTGTTCCTTGTTTCATTCGTTGGCCCGGGGTAATTAAACCCGGTAGTGTATCTAATGATATTGTCAGTAACCTTGATTGGTTGCCCACTATTTTAGCCGCCGCCGGAGAACCAGATATTAAAGAAAAATTACTCAAAGGCTATCAAGTAGGTGATAAAACCTTTAAAGTGCATCTGGATGGTTATAACCTTGTACCATATTTCAAAGGAGAAGTTGAACATAGTCCTCGTGTCGATTTTTTCTACTTTTCAGATGATGGCGATCTCATGGCAATGCGTTATGATAACTGGAAAATTGTTTTTATGGAACAACGAGTACAAGGAACGCTACGTATCTGGCAAGAACCTTTAGTAACCTTGCGTTTTCCAAAATTATTTAACCTCCGTACAGATCCTTATGAAAGGGCAGATATAACCTCTAATACCTATTGGGATTGGGTAATTGACCATATTTATCTGTTTTTACCTGCTCAAAAAATTGTCGGTGATTTCTTAAAAACCTTTATCGAATACCCACCTCGTCAAAAAGCCGCCAGTTTCACCATCGATCAAGTATTGGAAAAACTACAAAGCGGTGCAGGAAGCCGTTAA
- a CDS encoding type IV pilin-like G/H family protein — MTKFSISKHLWKNRAIAVIFGSVFLGFGLTTQAQNSPNQDQNTALQAVAKMTEGQRTYYQTNGTFRAVVKNIQKDFGITLPSTLNYAVRTTSEAAYSYVIPAKSGELRAYVGAAFLTPNQTPKITTIICENNNPGQNRPADPLLVRDPLNPQKLSLQCGQFSFEVPQSQVNE; from the coding sequence ATGACTAAATTTTCAATCTCAAAACACCTTTGGAAAAATCGAGCCATCGCTGTTATTTTCGGTAGTGTATTCTTAGGGTTCGGTTTGACTACCCAAGCTCAAAATAGTCCTAATCAAGATCAAAATACTGCATTACAAGCGGTAGCTAAGATGACAGAAGGACAACGGACTTATTATCAAACAAATGGTACGTTTCGAGCCGTAGTTAAGAATATTCAGAAAGATTTTGGTATTACCTTACCTAGTACTTTAAATTATGCAGTTCGCACCACATCAGAAGCGGCTTATAGCTATGTTATTCCTGCTAAATCAGGTGAACTAAGAGCCTATGTTGGTGCGGCTTTTCTTACTCCGAATCAAACTCCGAAAATTACCACTATCATTTGTGAAAACAATAATCCGGGGCAGAATCGTCCTGCTGATCCTCTATTAGTCAGAGATCCTCTTAATCCCCAAAAACTTTCTTTACAGTGTGGTCAATTTTCCTTTGAAGTTCCTCAATCACAAGTTAACGAATAA
- a CDS encoding bile acid:sodium symporter family protein translates to MNHPFLVIFVKITIFSLMLAIGINLSFEKMLSFWRKPALLFRDILAVVVIVPLVVIIFLKLFHLPPDVMTGLALLAASPGAPLTTKRSQMARGKLPSSASLQLTLALMAVFITPITLAIFTALFNDISQKVTVLEVVKQITMVQFLPVIIGILLQKFGSKYAEMIAKPISTIANGLFLVLIIIGGIAGLPILFKVSGLS, encoded by the coding sequence ATGAATCATCCTTTTTTAGTCATCTTTGTTAAAATTACGATTTTTTCTTTGATGTTAGCCATTGGGATTAATCTTTCTTTTGAAAAAATGCTCTCCTTTTGGCGTAAACCTGCCTTGCTATTCCGTGATATTTTAGCGGTTGTAGTAATAGTTCCTTTAGTAGTAATTATTTTCTTAAAACTCTTTCATTTACCACCAGACGTAATGACAGGATTAGCTTTATTAGCAGCATCTCCAGGAGCTCCTTTAACTACGAAGCGATCGCAAATGGCACGAGGTAAATTACCTTCTTCTGCTAGTCTTCAGCTAACTTTAGCCTTAATGGCAGTATTTATAACTCCCATTACCCTCGCTATTTTTACGGCTTTATTTAATGATATTTCCCAAAAAGTTACAGTTTTAGAAGTTGTGAAACAAATAACGATGGTGCAATTTTTACCAGTTATTATCGGTATTTTGTTGCAAAAATTCGGTAGTAAATATGCTGAAATGATAGCAAAACCAATAAGTACCATCGCGAATGGTCTTTTTTTAGTATTAATTATAATTGGGGGTATTGCAGGACTACCTATCTTGTTCAAAGTTTCTGGTTTAAGCTAA
- a CDS encoding DUF1622 domain-containing protein, whose amino-acid sequence MEHLESGLAILVTFLKFLLEAIAVFCILLGVLKTGLLAYRSKYDRSKNLFTEIRLEFGMWLVLALEFQLGADIVSTSISSTFDSLGKLGIIALIRTFLNYFLTKELESQRNANNK is encoded by the coding sequence ATGGAACACTTAGAAAGTGGATTAGCAATCCTCGTTACATTTCTAAAGTTTTTGCTAGAAGCCATTGCTGTTTTTTGCATCCTTTTAGGTGTATTAAAAACTGGACTATTAGCTTATCGGTCAAAGTACGATCGTAGTAAAAATTTATTTACAGAAATTCGCCTAGAATTTGGAATGTGGCTTGTACTAGCATTAGAATTTCAGTTAGGTGCAGATATTGTTTCTACAAGTATAAGTTCAACTTTTGATTCTTTAGGAAAATTAGGAATTATTGCCCTAATCCGAACTTTTCTTAATTATTTTCTTACCAAAGAATTAGAGTCTCAACGAAATGCAAATAATAAATAG
- a CDS encoding type IV pilin-like G/H family protein — MSKFSKHLLRNGSIVILVGVSVLLGVGLTTQAQNNPDQDQNTALQAVAKMTEGQRTYYQKNGKFRAVVKNIQKDFGITLPTTLNYAVRTTSEAAYSYVIPAKSGELRAYVGAAFLTPNQTPKITTIICENNNPGQNRPADPLLVRDPLNPQKLSLQCGQFSFEVPQSQVNE; from the coding sequence ATGAGTAAATTTTCAAAACATCTTTTGAGAAATGGATCAATAGTTATTCTTGTGGGAGTTAGCGTATTATTAGGAGTCGGGTTGACTACCCAAGCCCAAAATAATCCAGATCAAGATCAAAATACAGCATTACAAGCTGTCGCCAAGATGACCGAAGGACAAAGAACTTATTATCAAAAAAATGGTAAATTTCGAGCGGTAGTTAAGAATATTCAGAAAGATTTTGGTATTACTTTACCTACTACTTTAAATTATGCAGTTCGCACCACATCAGAAGCTGCTTATAGCTATGTTATTCCTGCTAAATCAGGTGAATTAAGAGCCTATGTTGGTGCGGCTTTTCTCACTCCGAATCAAACTCCGAAAATTACCACTATTATCTGTGAAAACAACAATCCGGGGCAGAATCGTCCTGCTGATCCTCTATTAGTCAGAGATCCTCTTAATCCCCAAAAACTTTCTTTACAGTGTGGTCAATTTTCGTTTGAAGTTCCTCAATCACAAGTTAACGAATAA
- a CDS encoding DUF6761 family protein — MLTDPFVIRYYQKLTDGMVDLWHRGSRYEEMRVYMEGYLTCLRLTNVIEGYQIHRLEEEAYRFLRDPSNFELAMPQMQREHDYY, encoded by the coding sequence ATGCTAACAGATCCCTTTGTTATTCGATACTATCAGAAATTAACTGATGGAATGGTGGATTTATGGCATAGAGGTAGTCGCTATGAAGAAATGAGAGTATATATGGAAGGGTATCTAACTTGTCTCCGTCTCACTAATGTTATAGAAGGCTATCAAATCCACCGCTTAGAAGAAGAGGCTTATCGTTTTCTTCGAGATCCTTCTAATTTTGAACTAGCTATGCCTCAAATGCAACGAGAACATGATTACTATTAA
- a CDS encoding DUF2808 domain-containing protein, protein MKIIKLISPFLLSTSGIFFSPCTYAQQTDNPNFFTGQPPVFVGAQTPDSTINWPNAHYYFTFHLPNNSIESLGKVTIQQQQNVNVIPLNVSSTYAFIGTQGNVGKPLTIQTTQDPQTQAVTVVFDPPVPPGTTFSVRLEAFRNPPDDDTYLYSVTTFPAGNNATGLPMGVGRFSFYRLF, encoded by the coding sequence ATGAAAATAATTAAACTCATTTCACCTTTTTTATTAAGTACAAGTGGTATTTTTTTTAGTCCTTGTACTTATGCTCAACAAACTGATAATCCTAATTTTTTCACTGGACAACCTCCAGTTTTTGTTGGTGCGCAGACTCCTGACTCTACCATCAACTGGCCGAATGCTCATTATTATTTTACCTTTCATCTTCCCAATAACTCGATCGAATCTTTGGGAAAAGTAACTATTCAACAACAACAAAACGTTAATGTTATTCCCCTAAATGTGTCAAGTACTTATGCTTTCATCGGAACTCAAGGAAATGTAGGTAAACCCCTTACCATCCAAACGACTCAAGATCCTCAAACTCAAGCAGTAACGGTTGTTTTTGATCCCCCTGTACCACCCGGAACGACTTTTAGCGTTCGTCTTGAAGCCTTCAGAAATCCGCCTGATGACGACACCTATCTTTACAGTGTAACTACTTTTCCAGCAGGGAATAATGCCACGGGTTTACCGATGGGAGTTGGAAGATTTAGTTTTTATCGATTGTTTTAG
- a CDS encoding DUF1254 domain-containing protein — protein sequence MKLSLDNITEQEAYEIGIEAYHYFYSLITMDFTRRICTNYKSGEKPGFGPVNTFHHLRQFPPANFRAVVRPNFDTLYTIAWVDITKEPMIVLTPDTNGRYYLLPMLDMWSNVFAVPGKRTTGTEAQQYAIVPQGWTGELPEAMEKIESLTPYVWIIGRIQTNGVEDYPAVNKIQDGFKIVPLSQLGKTVEPVETVIDTTLDMKTDPLKQINSMSASQYFGYGAQLLKINPPQLTDWSTIARLQRIGIEPGKSFDLNNAPVAIQAGLQKAVVDGLKIMIEKSPTLARIENGWQMNTDTMGVYGNYYLKRAIVAMVGLGANQPEDAIYPMNVFDANGKPMEGQNNYVLHFDKDELPPVEAFWSITMYDAEGFQVANKLDRFAIGDRDALKYNSDRSLDIYIQHESPEDDKVSNWLPSPAEGVLGVTMRLYAPKASALNGIWNPPAVKQVL from the coding sequence ATGAAACTATCACTCGATAATATTACCGAACAAGAAGCCTACGAAATTGGTATTGAGGCTTATCATTACTTTTATTCGTTGATTACCATGGACTTCACAAGAAGGATATGTACTAATTATAAATCAGGAGAAAAACCCGGATTCGGTCCAGTCAACACATTTCATCATCTGCGACAATTTCCCCCCGCAAATTTTCGAGCGGTGGTACGTCCTAACTTTGACACTCTTTATACCATTGCATGGGTTGATATAACTAAAGAGCCGATGATTGTCTTAACTCCTGATACTAATGGACGTTACTATTTATTGCCGATGTTGGATATGTGGTCAAATGTTTTTGCTGTACCCGGTAAGCGTACCACTGGCACAGAAGCTCAACAATATGCGATCGTACCTCAAGGATGGACAGGAGAATTACCAGAAGCCATGGAAAAGATTGAATCTCTCACCCCTTATGTTTGGATTATCGGACGTATTCAAACTAACGGAGTTGAAGATTATCCTGCGGTAAATAAAATTCAAGATGGTTTTAAAATCGTTCCTCTTTCTCAGTTGGGCAAAACCGTTGAACCTGTGGAAACTGTTATTGATACTACCCTTGACATGAAAACAGATCCCCTAAAACAGATCAATAGTATGTCCGCAAGTCAATATTTCGGCTACGGTGCACAATTGCTCAAAATTAATCCCCCTCAACTTACAGATTGGTCAACTATTGCTCGTCTGCAACGTATAGGTATTGAGCCGGGTAAGAGTTTTGACTTGAATAATGCACCTGTTGCCATACAAGCTGGTTTACAAAAGGCGGTGGTAGATGGACTCAAAATCATGATAGAGAAATCACCAACTTTGGCACGAATTGAAAACGGTTGGCAGATGAACACTGATACTATGGGGGTTTACGGTAATTATTACTTAAAACGGGCGATCGTGGCGATGGTGGGATTAGGGGCAAATCAACCCGAAGATGCCATTTATCCGATGAATGTCTTTGATGCCAATGGTAAGCCCATGGAAGGTCAAAATAACTATGTATTACACTTCGATAAAGATGAACTCCCTCCCGTAGAGGCTTTTTGGTCAATTACCATGTATGATGCAGAAGGTTTTCAAGTGGCGAATAAGCTCGATCGATTTGCTATCGGCGATCGTGATGCTTTAAAATATAACTCCGATCGTTCACTAGATATATATATTCAACACGAATCTCCTGAAGATGACAAAGTATCTAACTGGTTGCCTTCTCCGGCAGAGGGTGTATTAGGAGTAACAATGCGTTTATATGCTCCAAAAGCATCGGCTCTTAATGGGATTTGGAATCCTCCTGCGGTGAAACAAGTACTTTAG
- a CDS encoding CHASE2 domain-containing protein → MSKSWIKSFWWQWRGVWIATPLVSLAIILTRYLGLFQPFELFAFDFLIKIRSSQPQDNRIVIVGIDDEDVEKIGTALIPDEIYANLLTKLLDFQPVAIGLDVYRDVPMPPGTDELYRLFAENKNIIGIEKMIGKTQQFRVKPNPILKANNQIGSNDVMLDQDNKVRRAILALPTEKAFSLGMYLALLYLEKQNINLEVREDQSWQLKDTLFIPFESNDGGYRNADSGGYQILLNYRGNVNHFETVSLFDILEDQVPPDWGKDKIILIGFIGESFLDVLSTPYTNTPDQRMAGVEIHANIISQVISSVTDDRPLIKTWSETQENLWIITWTTIGSVIIWQFRRADKFFLGIVIFIIAQIVLLITTYIAFLHNWWIPVIPPFIGLATAAGGITIHTARNGEKIRQTFGRYLSQEIVNTLLETPEGVKLGGERRSITILTSDLRGFTAVSEQLPPEEVVKILNYYLGYMANIITEYQGTIDEFMGDGILVLFGAPIIRKDDADRAIACGLAMQLAMEEVNKQMKIWGYSPLKMGIGINTGEVVVGNIGSEKRTKYAIVGSEVNLTYRIESYTKGRDILISEKTLNLLQSKVEIAEKKQVSPKGVKNPIYICQIIGIEGKFNLFLPEKEEEIITLNKPVEIRYCLLNEKDVSQIYYLGIIHKIVIKDIEKGAEITLMIADSFLPNPLDNLKLNLVSYPYSDDIYGKVVTNNLEEKFFTIYFTHLPSSIEQLLYNKFILEL, encoded by the coding sequence ATGAGTAAATCTTGGATAAAATCTTTTTGGTGGCAATGGCGGGGAGTCTGGATTGCAACTCCTCTTGTTTCCCTTGCCATCATCTTAACTCGTTATCTAGGATTATTTCAACCTTTTGAGTTATTCGCTTTCGATTTTTTGATCAAGATTCGATCGAGCCAACCTCAAGATAATAGAATAGTGATAGTGGGAATAGACGATGAAGACGTAGAAAAAATTGGTACAGCGTTAATACCCGATGAAATTTATGCTAATTTACTCACAAAACTGTTAGATTTTCAACCTGTCGCCATTGGTTTAGACGTTTATCGAGATGTACCTATGCCTCCGGGTACTGATGAACTATATCGACTTTTTGCAGAAAATAAAAATATCATCGGCATCGAAAAGATGATTGGCAAAACACAGCAATTTCGAGTTAAACCGAATCCTATCCTCAAGGCAAACAATCAAATCGGTTCTAATGATGTTATGCTTGATCAAGATAACAAAGTCCGCCGTGCTATACTGGCTTTACCCACAGAAAAAGCCTTTAGTCTGGGAATGTATTTAGCTTTACTCTACCTTGAAAAGCAAAACATTAACCTTGAGGTAAGAGAAGATCAGTCATGGCAATTAAAAGATACCCTGTTTATTCCCTTTGAAAGTAACGATGGAGGTTATCGCAATGCTGACAGTGGAGGTTATCAAATTTTGCTCAACTATCGAGGTAACGTTAATCATTTTGAAACCGTAAGCCTTTTTGATATTTTAGAAGATCAAGTGCCTCCAGACTGGGGAAAAGATAAAATTATTTTAATCGGTTTTATTGGTGAAAGTTTCCTTGATGTCCTTTCGACTCCTTATACTAACACCCCTGATCAACGCATGGCGGGAGTAGAAATTCACGCCAATATCATCAGTCAAGTTATTAGTAGTGTAACAGACGATCGACCTTTAATCAAAACATGGTCTGAAACTCAAGAAAACCTTTGGATTATAACATGGACGACCATCGGTTCAGTCATTATTTGGCAGTTTAGGAGAGCTGATAAATTTTTTCTTGGTATAGTAATATTCATTATCGCTCAAATAGTTTTACTAATAACTACTTATATTGCTTTTTTACATAATTGGTGGATACCAGTAATACCTCCTTTTATCGGTTTAGCTACCGCCGCTGGGGGAATTACCATACATACGGCACGCAATGGAGAAAAAATTAGACAAACTTTTGGACGTTATTTGAGTCAAGAAATTGTCAACACTTTACTAGAAACCCCCGAAGGAGTAAAGCTAGGAGGAGAAAGACGCAGTATCACCATTTTAACCTCTGATTTAAGGGGTTTTACTGCCGTTAGTGAGCAATTACCGCCCGAAGAAGTAGTCAAAATTCTTAACTATTATTTAGGGTATATGGCTAATATTATCACTGAATATCAAGGCACGATCGATGAATTTATGGGAGATGGTATTTTAGTATTATTTGGAGCACCTATAATTCGTAAGGATGACGCAGATAGAGCGATCGCTTGTGGTTTAGCCATGCAATTGGCAATGGAAGAAGTAAATAAACAGATGAAAATATGGGGTTATTCTCCTCTAAAAATGGGTATTGGTATTAATACGGGGGAAGTTGTTGTTGGCAATATTGGTTCAGAAAAAAGGACTAAATATGCTATTGTCGGCAGTGAAGTTAACTTAACTTATCGCATCGAATCCTATACAAAAGGAAGAGATATATTAATATCAGAAAAAACTTTAAACCTTTTACAATCAAAAGTAGAAATAGCAGAAAAAAAACAAGTTTCACCGAAAGGAGTAAAAAACCCAATTTATATTTGTCAGATAATTGGTATTGAAGGTAAATTTAATTTATTTTTACCCGAGAAAGAAGAAGAAATTATTACTTTAAATAAACCAGTAGAAATTAGATATTGTTTGCTAAATGAAAAAGATGTTAGTCAAATTTATTATTTAGGAATTATACATAAAATAGTTATTAAAGACATCGAAAAAGGCGCAGAAATAACTTTGATGATAGCTGATTCATTTTTACCAAATCCTCTTGATAATTTAAAATTGAACTTAGTAAGTTATCCTTATTCTGATGATATATATGGTAAAGTAGTTACAAATAATTTGGAAGAAAAGTTTTTTACAATATACTTTACTCATTTACCTTCTTCTATCGAACAATTATTATATAATAAGTTTATTTTAGAACTTTAA
- a CDS encoding HAD family phosphatase → MSNNFNLGIASAQSSNPLPSWNNGTAKQKIIEFVEEAIDQSSPNYVKPSDRIATFDQDGTLWVEHPFYTQGIFALDRVKILAPEHPEWQNQEPFKTILENNQEAISQFTEKELVEIIAATHAGITTKAFIKIVKDWLTTAKHPRFDKLYTELIYQPMLELMQYLRENDFKTYIVTGGGQEFVRTYSEDIYGIPPEQVIGSSIVTEYEYQDGEPVLMRKPQVFFINDHAGKPTGINLFIGKQPSIAVGNSDGDREMLEYTQAGNGKRLMILVHHDDPIREYAYGPSDNLPDTKVGRFSNELMDSAKQRDWIIISMKQDWKQIFPF, encoded by the coding sequence ATGAGTAACAATTTCAATCTCGGAATAGCTAGTGCTCAATCGAGTAATCCGTTACCTTCATGGAATAATGGAACTGCGAAACAGAAAATTATTGAGTTTGTCGAAGAAGCCATCGATCAATCTAGCCCTAATTATGTTAAACCAAGCGATCGCATCGCCACGTTTGATCAAGATGGAACACTTTGGGTTGAACACCCTTTTTATACTCAAGGAATATTCGCCTTAGATCGAGTAAAAATTTTAGCACCAGAACATCCCGAATGGCAAAACCAAGAGCCTTTTAAAACAATTCTGGAAAATAATCAGGAGGCGATCTCTCAATTTACCGAGAAGGAATTGGTGGAAATTATTGCCGCTACTCATGCAGGAATTACTACAAAAGCATTCATCAAAATCGTAAAAGATTGGCTAACAACGGCAAAACATCCACGCTTTGATAAACTCTACACCGAACTTATTTATCAACCAATGTTAGAGTTAATGCAATATCTTCGAGAAAATGATTTTAAGACTTATATTGTTACGGGAGGCGGACAAGAATTTGTCAGGACTTATAGTGAAGATATTTATGGTATTCCACCAGAACAAGTTATCGGTTCAAGTATTGTCACTGAATATGAATATCAAGACGGTGAACCAGTGTTGATGCGTAAGCCTCAAGTGTTTTTCATTAATGATCACGCTGGTAAACCGACAGGAATCAATCTCTTTATTGGCAAACAACCATCTATTGCTGTGGGTAATTCTGACGGCGATCGCGAGATGCTTGAATATACCCAAGCTGGTAACGGTAAAAGGTTAATGATACTCGTTCATCATGATGATCCCATCCGAGAATACGCTTATGGCCCTTCGGATAATCTACCTGATACCAAAGTTGGGCGGTTTTCTAACGAATTGATGGATTCTGCAAAACAACGTGATTGGATTATCATAAGTATGAAACAAGACTGGAAACAAA
- a CDS encoding YidH family protein, with the protein MVNQPSQDSETPKKLSNDDLASDRTEMAKYRSRAAADRTLMAWIRTSLSLIGFGFGIPTITTAIEKLDTITHLNLLRFSVIVGLCFIGTGMFAIALGLIDHRKIMKQIESDRYTYENSQSAEIVAVALLVIGLLSFIGVLIKSLKF; encoded by the coding sequence ATGGTTAATCAACCTTCTCAAGACTCAGAAACACCGAAAAAACTTTCTAATGATGATTTAGCTTCTGATCGCACTGAAATGGCTAAATATCGCAGTCGTGCCGCCGCCGATCGTACTTTGATGGCTTGGATACGGACTTCTTTATCCTTAATCGGCTTTGGTTTTGGTATTCCTACTATTACTACTGCCATCGAAAAACTTGATACTATTACTCATCTAAATCTCCTCAGATTTTCCGTCATTGTTGGACTTTGTTTTATCGGTACGGGAATGTTTGCCATCGCTTTAGGATTAATAGATCATCGTAAAATAATGAAACAAATTGAAAGCGATCGCTATACCTACGAAAACTCTCAAAGTGCAGAAATTGTAGCGGTGGCTTTACTCGTAATTGGCTTACTTAGTTTTATTGGAGTATTAATTAAATCCTTGAAATTTTGA
- a CDS encoding helix-turn-helix domain-containing protein: MKEEKNFFCSHQLFQDFDQWAEAFKIYNLSSNQLSKGKFKGELAIAGFRGLQITYASVNQAMHIMGSKPANSLTFGIPLTSEDEILIAHDNCLSHNILFGLNPHREIFVVTRKACEVAIISVNVDVFYEYANLMKISRFNDKFFQKNTVIININKLNNFKSYLKQLFYLLIYDSNWLSKYSSQRLIIEDFLPLFIDILRNDDEIFFSKIMSFRRYEIIRKMDNFIMNNIDQPLTLKDLYTALKTSSRALSYATQDIFAMSPMEYLKVKRLHGVRLALKASNPNNTKVFAVANNWGFWSMGHFSRDYKQLFGESPSEILRNH, encoded by the coding sequence ATGAAAGAGGAAAAAAATTTTTTTTGTTCACATCAATTATTTCAAGATTTTGATCAATGGGCAGAGGCTTTTAAAATTTATAATTTAAGTTCAAATCAACTTAGTAAAGGTAAATTTAAAGGAGAGTTAGCCATCGCAGGGTTTCGTGGTTTACAAATAACTTATGCCTCTGTTAATCAAGCTATGCACATTATGGGAAGTAAACCTGCTAATAGTCTTACTTTTGGCATACCTTTAACCTCTGAAGATGAAATATTAATCGCTCATGATAACTGTTTATCTCATAATATATTGTTTGGATTAAATCCTCATCGAGAAATATTTGTCGTGACTAGAAAAGCCTGTGAAGTAGCAATAATATCTGTCAATGTCGATGTTTTTTATGAATACGCAAATTTAATGAAAATAAGTCGTTTTAATGATAAGTTTTTTCAAAAAAATACTGTGATTATTAATATTAATAAATTAAATAATTTTAAAAGCTATTTAAAACAACTTTTTTATTTACTTATTTATGATTCTAATTGGTTATCAAAATATTCGAGTCAGAGATTAATTATTGAAGATTTTTTACCTCTTTTTATCGATATTTTGAGGAATGATGATGAGATATTTTTTTCTAAAATTATGTCTTTTAGACGTTATGAAATTATTAGAAAAATGGATAATTTTATCATGAACAATATTGATCAACCTTTGACTTTAAAAGATTTATATACAGCACTAAAAACCAGTTCTCGTGCATTATCTTACGCCACTCAAGATATTTTTGCCATGAGTCCGATGGAGTACTTGAAAGTAAAACGACTTCATGGAGTAAGACTAGCTTTAAAAGCCTCAAATCCGAACAATACGAAAGTGTTTGCTGTTGCTAATAATTGGGGTTTTTGGAGTATGGGGCATTTTTCGAGAGATTATAAGCAATTATTTGGAGAGTCACCTTCAGAGATATTAAGAAATCATTAG